From Pseudobacteriovorax antillogorgiicola, the proteins below share one genomic window:
- a CDS encoding c-type cytochrome — MKLKIFSAFVILGSLVLSGCKEGRNVTKLQYMPDMADNPTVKTQESYLNPPEHSVATSAILYPATMETAEAELEMPPALAHPAKLEMNLAQGKKLYNTYCTVCHGADGRGKGTLGASYPIGVPDISRSDLAARKDGFFFVKISKGGAMMPSYGHATSPHERWQIISYLRTLQGK; from the coding sequence ATGAAATTAAAGATTTTTAGTGCTTTCGTGATCCTAGGCAGTCTGGTGCTGTCTGGATGCAAAGAAGGTCGCAACGTCACCAAGTTGCAATACATGCCAGATATGGCTGATAATCCTACGGTCAAAACTCAGGAAAGCTATTTGAATCCTCCCGAGCATTCGGTAGCTACCAGTGCCATTCTCTATCCGGCTACGATGGAGACTGCTGAAGCTGAGTTGGAGATGCCTCCAGCCTTGGCTCATCCAGCAAAGCTTGAAATGAATTTGGCTCAGGGCAAGAAGCTTTACAATACTTACTGCACTGTTTGTCATGGTGCTGATGGTAGGGGTAAAGGCACTCTGGGTGCTTCTTATCCGATCGGGGTGCCTGATATCTCTCGTAGCGACCTTGCAGCGCGAAAAGATGGTTTCTTTTTCGTGAAGATTTCGAAGGGTGGCGCGATGATGCCTTCCTACGGACATGCAACATCGCCTCATGAGCGCTGGCAGATCATTTCTTATCTTAGAACACTTCAAGGAAAATAG
- a CDS encoding DUF3341 domain-containing protein — translation MKSRPGGILAVFQYLDCVCEAMEKARKRGDFDGHEVFSPTSYHEIEEAGGFGSSPVKWFTLTGAMTGTILGFSLCLGFAWDWPLVVGGKTPGIHSLPAYVVIGFEMTILLGGIATIIGMLVMGRIPNPKQRILDPRFTDDRFGIFVPNASLDGEQAKLLKACGAEEIREIAEG, via the coding sequence ATGAAAAGTAGACCAGGTGGCATTCTCGCCGTATTTCAATATCTAGACTGCGTTTGTGAGGCGATGGAAAAAGCCCGCAAACGAGGGGATTTCGACGGACACGAGGTATTCAGCCCAACGTCATATCACGAAATCGAAGAGGCCGGAGGCTTCGGCTCCAGCCCTGTTAAATGGTTCACACTTACAGGGGCTATGACCGGTACGATTCTAGGATTCAGTCTCTGCTTAGGCTTTGCCTGGGACTGGCCTCTAGTGGTCGGTGGTAAAACACCGGGTATTCACTCCTTGCCTGCCTATGTGGTGATCGGCTTCGAAATGACGATTCTACTTGGTGGTATCGCCACGATCATCGGAATGCTTGTCATGGGGCGCATTCCTAACCCGAAGCAAAGGATCTTAGATCCTCGCTTTACAGATGATCGCTTTGGGATCTTCGTTCCCAATGCATCCCTTGATGGTGAGCAGGCCAAGCTCCTAAAAGCTTGTGGTGCTGAAGAAATTCGCGAAATCGCAGAAGGCTAA
- the nrfD gene encoding NrfD/PsrC family molybdoenzyme membrane anchor subunit, with protein sequence MSDEVKWTKTISDVNDGILANLEKPHPTYYVAWFMAILFVGIGVACWAYQVTYGMGAAGLNSPVYWGVYITDFVFWVGIGHAGTLISAILFLFRAKWRNTVARGAEAMTVFAVITAGLFPLIHVGRLWFAAYWMAPLPNTNNLWVNFRSPLMWDVFAISTYLTVSLLFWYMGLVPDLASIRDRVKGFKRLVYGIMSFGWRGTARQWHHYEAGYGFLAALATPLVLSVHSIVSWDFAMSIQPGWHTTIFPPYFVAGAILSGCAMVYTLLVPIRKMFRFEGFIKEEHLESCIKLTLLTSTLVFYAYAIEFLVAWYSGNPYEWAIFVKRAVGPYAFYFWVMVFCNCIFPLIWWSKKMRNNIAVSMFVAILVNVGMWFERYNIIVSSLVEDFIPGSWGHYEPSWIEIGITFGSFGWFFFWFLIFCKFFPIVSMSELKLIMPKPLSPKKNP encoded by the coding sequence ATGAGTGATGAAGTTAAATGGACTAAAACAATCTCAGATGTAAATGATGGGATTCTGGCTAACTTAGAAAAGCCGCATCCTACGTATTACGTAGCATGGTTCATGGCGATCCTTTTCGTCGGGATCGGCGTTGCTTGCTGGGCATACCAGGTAACTTATGGTATGGGTGCAGCGGGCCTCAATAGCCCAGTCTACTGGGGTGTTTATATTACAGACTTTGTTTTCTGGGTTGGTATCGGTCACGCCGGTACTCTTATTTCGGCGATTCTCTTCCTGTTCCGTGCGAAGTGGCGAAATACCGTTGCCCGAGGAGCGGAAGCGATGACGGTGTTCGCGGTTATCACCGCGGGTTTATTTCCATTGATTCACGTTGGCCGCCTTTGGTTTGCCGCCTACTGGATGGCGCCGCTACCAAATACCAACAACCTTTGGGTAAACTTTAGGTCGCCTTTGATGTGGGACGTTTTCGCGATCTCCACCTACCTTACAGTTTCACTTCTTTTCTGGTACATGGGCCTTGTTCCTGACTTGGCGTCGATTCGTGATCGGGTTAAAGGTTTCAAACGACTGGTTTACGGTATCATGTCTTTCGGCTGGCGAGGAACTGCAAGACAGTGGCACCACTATGAAGCTGGTTACGGTTTCCTAGCGGCCCTTGCGACACCACTAGTGCTTTCCGTACACAGTATCGTATCCTGGGACTTTGCAATGTCAATTCAGCCCGGCTGGCATACAACGATCTTCCCACCTTACTTCGTCGCTGGTGCGATTCTCTCTGGCTGTGCCATGGTTTACACCTTGCTCGTGCCGATTCGAAAGATGTTCCGCTTTGAGGGCTTCATCAAGGAAGAGCACCTTGAGTCTTGTATCAAACTAACTCTCTTGACCTCGACTCTTGTATTCTACGCTTACGCAATCGAATTCTTGGTTGCTTGGTACTCGGGTAACCCATACGAATGGGCGATATTCGTGAAACGTGCTGTCGGTCCATATGCGTTCTACTTCTGGGTCATGGTTTTCTGTAACTGCATCTTCCCACTGATCTGGTGGTCGAAGAAAATGCGAAACAATATCGCTGTGTCTATGTTTGTAGCGATACTTGTCAACGTTGGTATGTGGTTCGAGCGATACAACATTATCGTTTCCTCCCTTGTAGAAGATTTCATTCCAGGCTCCTGGGGTCACTACGAACCATCCTGGATCGAGATCGGTATTACCTTCGGGAGTTTTGGCTGGTTCTTTTTCTGGTTCCTGATTTTCTGCAAGTTCTTTCCCATCGTTTCGATGTCTGAGCTTAAGTTGATTATGCCTAAACCACTTAGTCCCAAGAAAAACCCATAG